One genomic region from Saprospiraceae bacterium encodes:
- a CDS encoding EI24 domain-containing protein, with the protein MIRDLVASFKAYWEAWKIIVDQKLWLYLFIPGLISLFYGLLVGFSAWYWSDNLKDFVFNVLPSGSNSKILSRITSGFLGIGIATTGVVVYKYVILSALSPILMGLSKRVEEAVMGYSISYKKETNMSTLDDLGRSILFGLRNFVKEFGITLIILILSLITILGFIAAPIIFLVQAMYVGFSNLDFTLNRYFSINGSVDFIRKNLGFSLGNGVAFMLIIMIPVVGLFFAPTLGAAAATLKAVPRIYRPSFT; encoded by the coding sequence ATGATACGGGATTTGGTAGCGTCTTTCAAAGCATATTGGGAGGCATGGAAGATTATAGTAGATCAAAAGCTTTGGTTATATCTTTTTATACCCGGTTTGATTAGTTTGTTTTATGGCTTATTAGTAGGTTTTTCTGCCTGGTACTGGTCTGACAACCTAAAAGACTTTGTCTTTAATGTTTTGCCTTCAGGGTCCAATTCAAAAATCCTTTCTCGTATTACATCTGGTTTCTTAGGCATCGGTATAGCTACAACCGGGGTCGTCGTTTATAAGTATGTTATTTTGTCCGCTCTTTCTCCGATCCTTATGGGCCTTTCCAAACGGGTGGAAGAAGCAGTAATGGGTTATTCTATCTCCTATAAAAAGGAAACGAATATGTCCACTTTAGATGATCTTGGAAGGTCTATTCTTTTTGGATTGAGAAATTTTGTCAAAGAATTTGGCATCACTTTAATTATCCTGATTTTAAGTTTAATTACAATTTTAGGATTTATAGCAGCTCCAATTATTTTTTTAGTCCAGGCGATGTATGTGGGATTTTCAAATCTTGATTTTACCCTTAATCGATATTTTAGCATCAATGGCAGTGTGGATTTTATCAGAAAAAACTTAGGATTTAGCCTGGGTAATGGAGTTGCATTTATGTTGATCATCATGATTCCGGTAGTAGGTTTGTTTTTCGCCCCAACTTTAGGTGCTGCAGCGGCCACCCTCAAGGCTGTGCCCAGAATATACCGACCATCATTTACCTAA
- a CDS encoding TonB-dependent receptor: protein MKLICSFLLGFLAISSVSVKAQSKAKIIGQVLDIDTKEPIEIATVFVRETSQSAETDSKGNYSIEVNAGAALLLEVSRLGYKPASIRINPLNIGAEIKIDFELAIESSSLEVIVRESTVRDNGMIRENIENLKLIPSTTGNFESILPHIALGTSSGTGGELSSQYNVRGGNYDENLVFVNDFEIYRPQLIRSGQQEGLTFPNPDLIRDLSFSSGGFEARYGDKQSSVLDIRYKRPDSAKASISMSFLGAGAHIEGSQKIGQSSYKRFTYLIGARYKTNRYLLNSLQLQGEYVPDFADVQGHFTYDISKSWQLGILSNYNSSLFRFIPASRSTATGLIDFSLRLSADFNGQEIDNFQTGMAGASLTYLPERTKNPLFVKFLGSAYQSLEKETFDIISNYRLSLIETGLGAEDQGKEIALVGDGVQQTYARNTLFLRVRNLEMKGGYEHFVNNDRNKTHFLQWGVKSQIERVLDRLNDWEKLDSALYNLAHTEDDIIFKKVLKTKNELESYRFSGYVQDEYTIQKNNGGEIRFTGGIRASYWTLNKEFYLNPRGQVIFKPGDWEKNISFRFAAGLYYQPPFYRELRNPFGVVNQDLKSQKSAHVLAGLTWDFNKGRKTVIPYRLVTEIYYKKLWDQVIYDIDNVKIQYSGQNEGKGYITGLDMRLNGEFVPGAESWFNVSFLRAREAIDGIDHQKREKGQAEGVHVKDVPRPTDQFMTFSTFFQDYLPGNENLKVNLNLTFGTGQPFGIPGNNRLYRNTYRYPAYHRVDLGFSYLLWDHRWASRRPHHLLKFAESSWFSVEIFNLLQVQNVASNTWFKSIYNVQYAIPNYLTSRRVNLKFKMNFH, encoded by the coding sequence ATGAAGTTAATTTGTTCGTTTCTACTTGGCTTTTTGGCAATATCCTCTGTTAGTGTAAAAGCCCAGAGCAAAGCGAAGATCATTGGTCAGGTGCTGGATATTGACACTAAAGAACCAATAGAAATAGCTACCGTCTTCGTTCGTGAAACCAGTCAATCTGCTGAGACTGACTCCAAAGGCAATTATAGTATTGAAGTCAACGCCGGCGCAGCTTTATTATTGGAAGTGAGCCGACTGGGTTATAAACCGGCTTCTATCAGGATCAATCCTCTTAATATTGGGGCCGAGATAAAAATAGATTTTGAACTGGCCATAGAGTCCTCCTCGCTCGAAGTGATCGTGAGAGAAAGTACAGTTAGGGATAATGGAATGATCCGGGAAAATATTGAAAACTTAAAGCTGATCCCATCAACAACTGGCAATTTTGAGAGTATCCTGCCTCATATAGCCCTGGGAACTTCGTCAGGCACTGGTGGTGAATTGAGTAGTCAATACAATGTACGTGGAGGTAACTATGATGAAAATTTGGTTTTTGTCAATGACTTTGAAATATATCGACCTCAACTCATTCGAAGTGGTCAGCAGGAAGGGCTCACTTTTCCAAACCCCGATCTTATCCGTGATCTTTCTTTTTCTTCGGGCGGCTTTGAAGCAAGATACGGGGACAAGCAATCCTCGGTGCTGGACATCAGATATAAACGACCTGATTCAGCCAAAGCATCTATAAGTATGTCCTTTTTAGGTGCCGGCGCTCATATAGAAGGCAGTCAGAAAATCGGACAAAGCAGTTATAAAAGATTCACTTATTTAATAGGTGCCAGGTATAAGACCAATCGGTATTTGTTGAACTCGCTTCAACTTCAGGGAGAGTATGTACCTGACTTTGCAGATGTGCAGGGACATTTTACTTATGATATTAGCAAAAGCTGGCAGTTAGGGATATTGTCCAATTATAATTCCTCCCTGTTCAGGTTTATTCCTGCTTCCAGGAGTACAGCTACAGGATTAATAGATTTTTCTTTAAGACTGAGTGCTGATTTTAATGGGCAGGAGATAGACAATTTTCAAACTGGGATGGCTGGAGCCTCTTTGACTTATTTACCTGAGAGAACGAAAAATCCACTCTTTGTTAAGTTTTTAGGATCTGCCTATCAAAGCCTGGAAAAAGAGACTTTCGACATTATAAGCAACTATCGTCTGAGTTTGATAGAAACTGGACTGGGTGCTGAAGATCAGGGAAAAGAAATAGCGCTCGTAGGGGATGGAGTACAACAAACCTATGCCCGAAATACCTTGTTTTTGAGAGTGCGCAATCTGGAGATGAAAGGTGGGTACGAACACTTTGTAAATAATGACCGCAATAAAACTCACTTTCTGCAATGGGGTGTCAAATCACAGATAGAAAGAGTATTAGATCGGCTTAACGATTGGGAGAAACTGGATTCTGCTTTATACAACCTGGCACATACCGAAGATGATATCATATTTAAGAAGGTATTAAAAACAAAGAATGAACTGGAGTCTTACAGGTTTTCAGGTTATGTTCAAGATGAATACACCATTCAAAAAAATAATGGAGGTGAAATCAGATTTACCGGAGGGATACGGGCATCGTATTGGACGCTCAATAAAGAGTTTTATTTAAATCCCAGAGGACAGGTCATATTTAAACCTGGGGATTGGGAAAAAAATATTTCATTCAGATTTGCAGCAGGACTGTATTACCAACCACCTTTTTATAGAGAGCTTCGCAACCCTTTTGGAGTAGTCAATCAAGATCTTAAATCTCAAAAATCAGCCCATGTATTGGCTGGTCTGACCTGGGATTTTAATAAGGGCAGAAAAACGGTGATCCCCTACAGACTGGTCACAGAAATCTATTATAAAAAATTGTGGGATCAGGTTATTTATGACATTGACAATGTGAAGATTCAATATTCAGGTCAAAATGAGGGCAAAGGGTATATCACCGGGCTGGATATGCGGCTTAATGGCGAGTTTGTGCCGGGAGCTGAATCCTGGTTTAATGTGTCCTTTTTGAGAGCCCGCGAAGCGATAGATGGTATAGATCATCAAAAGAGAGAGAAAGGCCAGGCGGAGGGTGTCCATGTCAAGGATGTCCCCAGGCCCACAGATCAATTCATGACATTTTCGACTTTTTTCCAGGACTACTTGCCAGGAAATGAAAACCTAAAAGTCAATTTGAACTTAACATTTGGCACAGGCCAGCCATTTGGCATCCCGGGCAATAATAGATTGTATCGCAATACCTATCGATATCCAGCGTATCATCGGGTTGATCTCGGCTTTTCATACTTACTATGGGATCATCGGTGGGCTTCGAGGAGACCGCACCATCTGCTCAAATTTGCAGAGAGCTCATGGTTTAGTGTGGAGATATTTAACCTGCTCCAAGTCCAAAACGTGGCTTCCAATACCTGGTTTAAGTCGATCTATAATGTACAATATGCTATTCCTAACTATCTGACTTCGAGGCGAGTCAATCTTAAATTTAAAATGAATTTTCATTGA
- a CDS encoding ribulose-phosphate 3-epimerase, with protein MNSLPILAPSILNADFARLGESINMLQHSEADWIHLDIMDGSFVPNISFGMPVIQSIRGLTDKPLDAHLMIVRPENHVQAVRDAGADMITVHYEASVHLNRTIDLIQKSGAKAGVALNPHTPVELLKDIIEMVDLVLIMSVNPGFGGQKFIYQTIPKIKRLRQMIIESNAHALVQVDGGVGLQNIASIFDAGADVFVVGSAIINAKDPLDTIKKLKQISRNQFIV; from the coding sequence ATGAACAGTCTACCAATATTAGCACCTTCTATTTTAAATGCTGATTTTGCCCGCTTAGGTGAATCTATCAATATGCTCCAGCACAGTGAAGCAGATTGGATACATCTTGATATTATGGATGGTAGTTTTGTGCCTAACATTTCCTTCGGAATGCCGGTGATCCAAAGTATTCGAGGACTGACCGACAAGCCTCTTGACGCCCATCTGATGATTGTCCGACCAGAAAATCACGTGCAAGCAGTACGTGATGCAGGAGCTGATATGATCACTGTTCATTATGAAGCGAGTGTCCACTTAAACCGAACCATTGATCTCATACAGAAATCTGGAGCAAAGGCCGGCGTGGCATTAAACCCGCATACTCCAGTGGAACTACTGAAAGACATCATAGAAATGGTGGACCTGGTCTTGATAATGTCTGTCAATCCTGGGTTTGGCGGGCAAAAATTTATTTATCAGACCATACCAAAGATTAAAAGACTCAGGCAAATGATTATCGAATCAAATGCTCATGCTTTAGTCCAGGTTGACGGTGGGGTAGGCTTGCAAAATATAGCTTCGATCTTCGATGCCGGGGCAGATGTATTTGTAGTGGGCAGTGCTATTATTAATGCTAAGGACCCGTTAGATACCATTAAGAAGTTAAAACAGATTTCGAGAAATCAATTTATCGTTTAG